One Oceanispirochaeta sp. M1 genomic window carries:
- a CDS encoding substrate-binding domain-containing protein: protein MKKFLLVCLMAAFAMGGVFAAGQQDSDVQTIGISIPSADHGWTGGIVWWANKRVKELEEQYDGQFKFSVVTADSPSTQIQAVENLMAIGIDYLVILPHESAPLTPIVKEAHAAGVKCIVVDRGMSETDFGYVNLAGNNPQMGTLSGQWLAKEMMAKSNGGNVISMGGLPVPIDKERMDGFFAEIDKESSITNLLGGDSYEFANWSTQKGLELMETFLSQYPKIDAVFCQDDDVLRGVLQAYKESGRSDIHTFLGGAGSKVVMKMIMDGDPLVRATVTYHPMMIADAIDYAVAVALGEKSDSFHEASSPISVVIPSVLLTADNVADFYEADSVY, encoded by the coding sequence ATGAAAAAGTTTTTATTGGTTTGCCTAATGGCTGCATTTGCCATGGGCGGTGTTTTTGCTGCTGGACAGCAGGATAGTGACGTACAGACTATCGGTATTTCAATTCCCAGTGCTGACCACGGTTGGACCGGTGGAATCGTATGGTGGGCAAACAAAAGAGTAAAAGAGCTGGAAGAGCAGTATGATGGTCAGTTCAAATTCAGCGTTGTTACCGCTGACTCCCCCTCTACACAGATTCAGGCCGTTGAAAATCTTATGGCTATCGGTATTGATTACCTTGTAATCCTTCCCCATGAATCAGCACCTCTTACTCCTATTGTAAAAGAAGCTCACGCGGCTGGTGTTAAATGTATCGTTGTTGACCGTGGTATGTCTGAAACTGACTTTGGCTATGTAAACCTTGCCGGTAACAATCCCCAGATGGGTACACTGAGCGGCCAGTGGCTGGCTAAAGAAATGATGGCAAAATCCAATGGTGGAAATGTTATCAGTATGGGTGGACTTCCCGTTCCCATCGACAAAGAAAGAATGGACGGTTTCTTTGCTGAAATCGATAAAGAGTCCTCTATTACCAACCTTCTTGGCGGAGACTCCTACGAATTTGCCAACTGGTCTACACAGAAAGGTCTGGAACTGATGGAAACATTCCTCAGCCAGTACCCCAAGATTGATGCAGTGTTCTGTCAGGATGATGATGTTCTGCGCGGTGTTCTTCAGGCTTACAAAGAGTCCGGAAGATCCGACATCCACACCTTCCTTGGTGGAGCCGGTTCCAAAGTTGTTATGAAAATGATCATGGACGGAGATCCTCTTGTAAGAGCAACCGTAACATATCACCCCATGATGATTGCCGACGCCATCGACTACGCCGTAGCCGTTGCATTAGGCGAAAAATCTGACAGCTTTCACGAAGCTTCTTCTCCCATATCTGTAGTTATTCCTTCAGTTCTGCTTACAGCAGACAATGTTGCAGACTTCTACGAAGCTGATTCTGTTTACTAG
- a CDS encoding LacI family DNA-binding transcriptional regulator: protein MRKRVSRAEVAKAAGVAESTVSRALNDSTLISDEVKKKIKKIATELGYIPNRQAVLLASKKTMRVGLVVRTYKSFSPFTRSYFPRLLDGVLQKAEALGYSVTIVLDKVGEKYKDLSEMIYSKELDGFIFSVTPLDDPRFEGLMGHKVPFVLVNNIVEGADCVNCDPYAGTRDALSHLKGLGHKHVAYIQGDINYWDGKERLAVFEKLCTDQGMGFTLREGNFSKRSGISAAEKLLNSPNRPTAIMTGSDRCALGVMEYCKKENIKIPEDISLIGFDNLGPARDSVPGLSTIHNPVVRMGSDAMDLLSQRLSGTIEKEKALLIDSGFIIRESTGVPYEK, encoded by the coding sequence TTGAGAAAGAGAGTAAGCAGGGCGGAAGTTGCCAAAGCAGCAGGAGTGGCAGAATCCACTGTATCCCGCGCCCTGAACGATTCCACCCTGATTTCGGATGAAGTTAAAAAGAAAATAAAGAAGATCGCTACTGAACTTGGTTATATACCGAATAGACAGGCAGTCCTCCTGGCAAGTAAAAAAACAATGCGCGTCGGACTTGTCGTTCGAACCTATAAATCTTTCTCTCCCTTTACACGAAGCTACTTTCCCAGGCTCCTGGATGGAGTGCTGCAGAAAGCCGAAGCCCTTGGTTACTCAGTCACCATTGTTCTGGATAAAGTGGGTGAGAAATATAAAGATCTGAGCGAGATGATCTACAGCAAGGAATTAGATGGGTTCATATTTTCAGTAACCCCTCTGGATGATCCCCGCTTCGAAGGACTCATGGGTCATAAGGTCCCTTTTGTTCTTGTAAACAATATTGTAGAAGGTGCTGACTGCGTCAACTGTGATCCCTATGCCGGAACCCGGGACGCCCTTTCCCATCTCAAAGGTCTGGGACATAAACATGTTGCTTATATTCAAGGTGATATAAATTACTGGGATGGAAAAGAACGATTGGCAGTATTTGAGAAACTCTGCACTGACCAGGGAATGGGATTCACTCTCAGAGAAGGTAATTTTTCAAAACGAAGCGGGATCTCTGCCGCGGAAAAACTGCTCAACAGCCCGAACAGACCTACAGCCATTATGACTGGATCTGACCGATGTGCCCTGGGTGTTATGGAGTACTGCAAGAAAGAGAATATAAAGATTCCCGAAGATATAAGCCTTATCGGTTTTGATAATCTGGGACCTGCCCGAGATTCTGTTCCGGGGCTTTCTACTATTCACAACCCTGTTGTACGGATGGGTTCGGATGCCATGGATCTTTTATCTCAAAGACTCAGCGGAACAATAGAAAAAGAGAAGGCTTTGTTGATTGATTCAGGCTTTATTATACGCGAATCCACAGGGGTGCCCTATGAGAAGTAA